AAAGTCCCCTTCTTACGTCGATTCTCATAAAAGCAACGGAAGTAACAAAATTTGCCACCAAAACACAGCATATTTTGACAGAATGCATTGTGGTGGTTAATCCGGATTTCTGGGCAAAGCTGACGCCGGATCAGCAGAAGATTTTCCGGGAAGGCGCCGCGCTCGGAATCAAGGCGAACCGTGTAGTAAACGAACAGCTTGAAGAAAAACTTCCCAAATCAGGAATATCGGTAGACCAGTACTGCAAAGAAAACAATGTGAAAGTGGTGGACCTCACACCGCAGGAGCGAGAAGCCTTCAAAGCGGCGATGAAAGTCGTCTGGGATCAGTATCGTCCCAAAGTCGGTCCCGAACTGTTCGATTTTGTGCAGGCCAAAGTGAAAGCGCATTCAGGCAAATAGAGATCTCTGGAGATAAACGGAAGTCTATGTTCAGGGACGCTGTTAAATGGATGGCCGGATTCCTGAATCGCCTGGAGGAATGGACTCTGGTCTTTATCCTCCTGGGTTTGGGACTGCTTTCGTTTGTTCAGGTCTGTTGCCGGTATCTGCTGGGGTTCAGCTTCATCTGGATGGAAGAGCTGAATCGTTATCTTGGTGTGTTAATCGCATTTCTGGGGGCCGCAATAGGAGTAAAATACGGGACCCATTTTTCCATGGATCTCGTGTATGAGAAAGTGTCGAGCAACCGTTTCAGGCATGGCCTGAAAACAGCCGTCAATGTGGCATGCGCAATCATGTTCGTGATCGTAGCGTATTACGGTTGGATTCAGGCTGTGAAGCTTAGGCAATTCGGCGTTCGCACATCGGTTCTGCTGGTTCCCAAGTATTGGGCTTATTTGCCGATACCGTTCTTTTCCGCAATCATGTCTTTTCGATTCTTCGACCTGGCTGGAAAACACTTTCAAGCTATGCTGAAGGGGCAGCCGTTTACCCGAACGTGAGGATCGCACGTGATCGCGACTATAGTCATTCTCTTTTTTCTTTTGTTGTTCATGGGAATGCCCATAGCAGTCATGCTGCTGATAACCACTACCGCTACGCTTGCCATACACACGAATACTTCTCTGGCTGTAATTCCTCAGCAACTCTTTAATGCGCTGGACAATTCCATTCTTCTATCCATTCCGTTTTTCATCCTGGCCGGGAATGTCATGACCCAGGGGTCGATGGCCCGGAGACTCATTGACGTGGTCAATTCCTTTGTGGGTTCGTTTCCCGGCGGTTTGGCCATTGCGGGAACTCTCGCGTGTTTATTCTTTGCCGCGCTTTCGGGTTCCAGTCCCGCAACTGTCGTGGCCATTGGGTCGGTAATGATCCCGGCACTGATCGAAGCAGGGTATGGAGAGAAGTTTTCCATCGGACTTCTCACGTCCGCGGGATCGCTAGGGGTTGTCATTCCTCCGTCCATCCCCATGATTCTTTACTGTCTGGTCATGAACACTTCCATAGCCGAGCTATTCATGGCAGGCATTGTACCCGGGCTTTTGATAGGAGGATCGTTCATCGCATACACTGTCTACCTGGCTCGCAAGAACGGTTGGCAGCGCTCCCGGTCCGTCACGTGGGGCGAAAGGCTGAGGATACTGAAAGACGGCATCTGGGGCGTATTGTTGCCGGTTATCGTGTTGGGAGGCATTTATGCCGGCGTGTTCACGCCCACCGAAGCCGCTGCAGTGAGCCTCGTATATTCTCTTCTGGTCGAAATTTGCATATACCGGGAAATCGGTATTCGGGACGTTCCGGAAGTCTGCATACAGGGGGCTGTGCTTTCCGGGTGTCTGCTGTTTATACTCGCGTCCGCTATGACGCTGATCTGGCTTCTCACGTCCCAGCGTCTGCCGCATCAAATTGCCGACCTGATTACTGCTCACGTGAGCAGTGGGTGGGTCTTTCTCATCCTTGTGAGTATCCTTTTCCTTATCCTCGGGACAGTGATGGACAATGTTTCCGCGATGCTGATTCTGTCCCCCTTATTCGCAGAAACCCTGGGTCGATTCGGGATCGATTACATCCATTATGGGATAATTATGGTTCTGGTCATAGAATTCGGTTTCCTCACTCCACCATTCGGATTGAACCTGTTTATAGCCATGGGGCTGACCGACAAGAGCCTGGTGGAGGTCTCCAACAGCATATGGCCGTTCCTCGCGATTCTTCTCTTCTGTCTCCTGCTGGTGACGTTTATTCCCCAGATATCGCTTTTTCTCCCGGGGCTCCTCTTGCGCTGACCGGCGCCGTAATTGACGACACTGAAAAATATATGTACAATTTGTTCAGACTACATTTATTTCATTAATTTGAGGTAATGGATCGATATTCCGGCAAAAAGGTGTGAAGAGAGCTATTGAGGGGTTGGTTGTTATTTTAATTCTATTTAGTTTAAGAAGAGCCTTAAGTCTGGAATAAAATCTATTGAAATTCACCAACTATTTTTCTATAACTTAACGTGATTGACGGCTCCGGACTCAGGCAGTTGAGCCCGATGACAGGAAGGAGGCCGGATGTGAACCCGTATTTCGGGGAACAAAAGACCCCCAAAAACCCGTTTACTGAAATGTATGCCCGCAGCCAGCCCACAAAAAAAAGGGGTTCCTTTTTTGGCGGAATGGCCCGGTTTGTGCTCCTCATTTTTATAGGCGCTTTCTTCGGAGGGATAGGCGTTGCTGCCCAGGGATATATCTTCTTTAACCAGGGCTTGCCCAGCATCGAGAAACTCAAGACGCACGTTCCGCCCACCGTCACGGAATTCTACGGATCTAAGGGCGAAATCATAGGAGAATTCGCTCATCAGCGCCGCTATGTTCTCACCATCGATCAAATTCCCAAGCTTCTTCAAGAAGCCTTTATTGCTGCTGAGGACAAGAATTTTCCGATACACGGAGGCGTCGATACGGAAGCCATCGTCAGAGCGGCAAAAAGGAATCTCACTGCCGGAACGCTGGGTCA
The sequence above is a segment of the Desulfomonile tiedjei DSM 6799 genome. Coding sequences within it:
- a CDS encoding TRAP transporter small permease → MFRDAVKWMAGFLNRLEEWTLVFILLGLGLLSFVQVCCRYLLGFSFIWMEELNRYLGVLIAFLGAAIGVKYGTHFSMDLVYEKVSSNRFRHGLKTAVNVACAIMFVIVAYYGWIQAVKLRQFGVRTSVLLVPKYWAYLPIPFFSAIMSFRFFDLAGKHFQAMLKGQPFTRT
- a CDS encoding TRAP transporter large permease, which gives rise to MIATIVILFFLLLFMGMPIAVMLLITTTATLAIHTNTSLAVIPQQLFNALDNSILLSIPFFILAGNVMTQGSMARRLIDVVNSFVGSFPGGLAIAGTLACLFFAALSGSSPATVVAIGSVMIPALIEAGYGEKFSIGLLTSAGSLGVVIPPSIPMILYCLVMNTSIAELFMAGIVPGLLIGGSFIAYTVYLARKNGWQRSRSVTWGERLRILKDGIWGVLLPVIVLGGIYAGVFTPTEAAAVSLVYSLLVEICIYREIGIRDVPEVCIQGAVLSGCLLFILASAMTLIWLLTSQRLPHQIADLITAHVSSGWVFLILVSILFLILGTVMDNVSAMLILSPLFAETLGRFGIDYIHYGIIMVLVIEFGFLTPPFGLNLFIAMGLTDKSLVEVSNSIWPFLAILLFCLLLVTFIPQISLFLPGLLLR